One Belonocnema kinseyi isolate 2016_QV_RU_SX_M_011 unplaced genomic scaffold, B_treatae_v1 SchBZDm_3163;HRSCAF=3456, whole genome shotgun sequence genomic window, CCAGCAATTCgaaatgtgacattttttcaaaactttactgAATCTGatgttgaattattaaaaaaattttaaattaaaattcatgctttttttctaattttaagcagtttcaattttaagttagataTTACTGTACTAAATATGTGACAAACCCTTAACATTCCAAAATTGGTTTAGTAATAAAACTTCATATTGTTTATATTTCTAATGCAAGGAAATGGAAATTCAGGGACGTGAACGTAGGGTACGCGCGCATTCATTTTCTTCTAGTTATATTAGGAAGTGCACGTCCTGgtgtcttaaaaaatattcaaaacttataaTGTTTGTCAAAACTTTTGCAGGTATTCCAGTTTCCGAAACCGTAGCTAGCGAACCCAAAACTAGCGAACCTGACGTTAGCGAACCTAAAGCATGCGGACTTGAAGCTAGCGAAACTGAAGTGAGTGAACATGTAGCTAGCAAACCTGAAGCTAGCGAACCTGAGGCTATCGAACCTAAAGTTTGCGGACTTGAAGCTAGCAAAACTAAAGCTAGTGAACCTGAAGCTATCGAAGCTGAGGCTATCAAACCTAAAGCTTGCGGACTTGAAGCTAGCGAAACTAAAGCTAGTGAACCTGGAGGTATCGAAGCTGAGGCTATCAAACCTAAAGCTTGCGGACTAGAAGCTAGTGAAACCGAAGCAAGCGAACCGAAAGCTAGCGAACTTGAACCTAGCGAACCTAAATCCTGTGGACCTGGAGCTAGCGAAACTGGAGCTAGCAAACTTAAAGCTAGCGAACCTGAAGCTGACGTATCTGAAGCTAGAGAACTTAAAGTTAGCGAACCTGAAGCTAGAGAACCTAAAGCTTGTGGACTTGAAGCTAGCGCAACTGAAGCTAGCGAGCCTGAAACTAGCGAAGCTGAAGCTAGCGAACCTGCAGCTAACGTATCTGAAGCTAGCGAATCTAAATTTAGCGAACATGAAGCCAGCGAACCTGAAGCTAGCGAACCTAAAACTTGCGGAGCTGAAGCCAGCGGAACTGAAGCTACAGAACCGAAAGCTAGCGAACCTAAAGCTGGCGAATCTGACCCTAATATAGATGAAGCTAACGAACCTGAAGCTAGAAAACCTGAAGCCGGCGAACCTAAAGCTAGCAAACCTGAAGCTAGTAAATTTGAACCCAGCGAACCTCAACTTAG contains:
- the LOC117182547 gene encoding P-selectin glycoprotein ligand 1-like; amino-acid sequence: IPVSETVASEPKTSEPDVSEPKACGLEASETEVSEHVASKPEASEPEAIEPKVCGLEASKTKASEPEAIEAEAIKPKACGLEASETKASEPGGIEAEAIKPKACGLEASETEASEPKASELEPSEPKSCGPGASETGASKLKASEPEADVSEARELKVSEPEAREPKACGLEASATEASEPETSEAEASEPAANVSEASESKFSEHEASEPEASEPKTCGAEASGTEATEPKASEPKAGESDPNIDEANEPEARKPEAGEPKASKPEASKFEPSEPQLSYPKARKPEDSKSEDSKPEDGEPKANEPEASEPEPNEPKALGAETSESEDSEPKAGEPEASELT